The following are from one region of the Ignavibacteriota bacterium genome:
- a CDS encoding glycosyltransferase family 4 protein, whose translation MNILNILNYSPEFGGGIAKLLLALGKESKLNGHKLFIGFPERREWQNELSLHSEIIIIPEIKSASVFKFSKIIHNICKTHSIDILHLHFKFALAFSLACSFKKCTIPVIFHWHNIPKVLNEFLTPQRKFQNKLKRISLRIVASFTDSRIINYHISISREITELLTKNKWTDPEKIIFLPNGITKNNLQSNRSKLGLKKVPVIGTVANFRPQKDYETLLNAFSILDKSGVKSELWIIGDGPNRNSVENLANELGISSSIRFLGIVQNPAEVYNNFDIFVLSTHFEGHPLVLLEAMSHGLPIIATAVSSIMEVITHQENGLLVKHQDAKDLASAFQILLDDESLNSKLRQASSETFQLQISIDDWANKLIAIYEQLQK comes from the coding sequence ATGAACATATTAAACATACTTAACTATTCTCCTGAATTTGGCGGTGGTATCGCGAAACTTCTTCTGGCACTTGGAAAAGAATCTAAGTTAAATGGACATAAATTATTCATAGGTTTTCCTGAAAGACGTGAATGGCAAAATGAATTATCATTGCATTCGGAGATTATTATTATTCCAGAAATTAAAAGTGCGTCAGTGTTTAAATTTTCAAAAATTATTCATAACATTTGTAAAACTCATTCAATAGATATATTACATCTGCATTTCAAATTTGCCTTAGCTTTCTCATTAGCCTGTTCGTTTAAAAAATGTACCATTCCTGTAATATTTCATTGGCACAACATTCCAAAAGTGCTGAATGAATTTCTGACTCCTCAAAGAAAATTTCAAAACAAACTAAAACGAATTTCATTGCGCATTGTGGCTAGTTTTACAGATAGTAGAATTATTAATTATCATATTTCTATTAGCAGAGAAATAACAGAGCTTTTAACAAAAAATAAATGGACTGATCCAGAAAAAATTATTTTTTTACCGAATGGGATTACTAAAAATAATCTCCAAAGCAATCGATCAAAATTAGGTTTAAAGAAAGTGCCTGTTATTGGAACAGTTGCAAATTTCAGACCTCAGAAAGATTATGAAACATTATTAAATGCATTTAGCATTTTAGATAAGTCAGGAGTGAAGAGCGAATTATGGATCATTGGTGATGGACCAAATAGAAATAGCGTGGAAAATTTAGCAAACGAATTAGGTATTTCATCGAGTATACGCTTTTTAGGAATAGTACAAAATCCGGCCGAAGTTTATAACAATTTCGATATATTTGTTTTATCAACTCACTTTGAAGGACATCCGCTGGTTTTGTTGGAGGCTATGAGTCATGGACTACCAATTATAGCTACAGCCGTTTCAAGTATTATGGAAGTTATTACACATCAAGAAAATGGCTTATTAGTAAAGCATCAGGACGCAAAGGATCTTGCCTCAGCTTTTCAAATTCTTCTTGATGATGAATCACTAAATTCTAAATTACGTCAAGCTTCGTCGGAAACTTTTCAATTACAAATATCAATTGATGATTGGGCTAATAAACTAATTGCAATCTATGAGCAATTACAGAAATGA
- a CDS encoding exopolysaccharide biosynthesis polyprenyl glycosylphosphotransferase — MIVNKKSIYVASVITDFILINLSFLLALQISHTSELNFEQKQPYLLLVILNFVWFFYTNSSEFYEEFLIRPFPIQIYNIFKLSIVISIFNVLFLFVIKQELYTRNFIVINGLIVFIAITIRSIIFKSALRTLRSKGKSIRNLLIIGANKIGQRFKDVITKNPEYGHRFVGFINDAAGADVLGDFSELDKIIKEKNVEDVVIALHTGSGIDLDEMVSICNKNAVKIHVIPDFFKFLSGRFQISSVSNLPVITIRDEPLNEFIQRFIKRFFDMIFSFLVTCFVLSWFLPIMSLLIRLDSSGPALFIQERFGMKRKPFKCMKFRTLTYQKKSSVEFEPIVKKDPRVTRIGKMLRKTNLDELPQFINVLKGDMSVVGPRPLTKGVDEVYQKIYKDVKMRYNVRPGLTGWSQINGLRGEVAGEEENKQHILEKMKFDLWYIENWSLKFDIQIILITIWHMIRGDTKGF, encoded by the coding sequence ATGATTGTAAATAAAAAATCTATTTATGTAGCCAGCGTTATTACAGATTTTATTCTTATAAATCTTTCATTTCTGTTAGCCTTACAAATTTCGCATACATCAGAACTAAATTTTGAACAGAAACAGCCCTATTTACTTTTAGTAATTCTGAATTTTGTCTGGTTCTTTTATACAAACTCAAGTGAGTTTTATGAAGAATTCTTAATCAGACCATTCCCAATCCAGATATATAATATTTTTAAGTTATCAATAGTCATTTCAATATTTAACGTGCTTTTTCTTTTCGTCATTAAACAAGAACTTTATACAAGAAATTTCATAGTAATAAACGGACTTATTGTTTTTATTGCCATCACCATCAGGAGCATTATTTTCAAAAGTGCATTGCGTACACTCAGAAGTAAAGGTAAATCAATAAGAAATTTGTTGATTATTGGTGCGAACAAAATCGGACAAAGATTTAAAGACGTTATTACTAAAAACCCCGAATATGGTCATCGATTTGTTGGATTTATTAATGATGCTGCTGGTGCTGATGTGTTGGGAGATTTCTCTGAGCTTGATAAAATTATTAAGGAAAAAAATGTGGAAGATGTGGTCATCGCTCTTCATACTGGTTCAGGTATTGATCTTGACGAGATGGTAAGTATATGCAATAAGAATGCTGTGAAAATCCATGTTATTCCTGACTTCTTTAAATTCTTATCAGGAAGGTTTCAAATTAGTTCAGTCAGTAATCTGCCAGTGATTACTATTCGGGATGAACCCCTGAACGAATTTATACAAAGGTTTATAAAAAGATTTTTTGATATGATTTTTTCATTTCTTGTTACGTGCTTCGTGCTTTCATGGTTCCTGCCAATAATGTCATTGCTAATCCGATTAGATTCATCCGGTCCAGCACTTTTTATTCAGGAAAGATTCGGAATGAAACGTAAACCATTTAAATGTATGAAGTTCAGGACATTAACTTACCAGAAGAAAAGCTCAGTTGAGTTTGAACCAATTGTCAAAAAAGATCCAAGAGTTACGAGAATAGGAAAGATGCTGAGAAAAACCAATCTTGATGAACTACCACAATTTATTAATGTGCTGAAAGGTGATATGTCTGTAGTAGGACCACGACCATTGACAAAAGGTGTTGACGAAGTTTATCAAAAAATCTATAAAGATGTGAAGATGAGATACAATGTTCGGCCAGGTCTTACCGGCTGGTCGCAAATAAATGGTTTACGAGGTGAAGTAGCAGGTGAGGAAGAAAATAAACAACATATTTTAGAAAAAATGAAATTTGACTTATGGTATATCGAGAACTGGTCGCTGAAATTTGATATTCAAATAATCCTCATTACAATTTGGCACATGATTCGTGGAGATACAAAGGGATTTTAG
- a CDS encoding glycosyltransferase family 4 protein, whose product MTKKIKILYVITSLGIGGAERLLVSYLKLLDHKKYEFNVVALWEKPDDLKKEIEEYCKVMVLKIKSRFSPSVVFHLAKLIRQTKPDIIHSHLFQARFYTAFAHLISNYGILITHKHNNVNPKKHNVFILLEMISIFLSKQVIAISNSVKSSLCKFELISSKKIFVLHNAIDYEKFFKIAASNKILIGKPIVIGTICRLEPQKGINYLLLAMKIILTKFPTVQLEIVGDGSLLQELKELTGKLGISNSVKFFGKFADVIPFYSRMNIFILPSLYEGFGIVLLEAMSAGIPVIATNVDGIREVVINGVSGILIRREDPEAIADAVFKIIENPQMADTLVEAGLERSKSFDIKEHVMKLDNFYSNLLGAESSK is encoded by the coding sequence TTGACAAAAAAAATTAAAATTCTTTATGTAATTACAAGCCTTGGGATTGGTGGGGCTGAAAGGTTACTCGTATCTTACCTGAAACTCCTCGATCATAAAAAATATGAATTCAATGTCGTTGCTCTCTGGGAAAAACCCGATGATCTAAAAAAAGAGATAGAAGAATATTGTAAGGTTATGGTTCTTAAGATCAAATCGAGATTTAGTCCGTCCGTAGTTTTTCATTTGGCAAAATTAATAAGACAAACCAAACCGGATATTATTCACTCACATTTATTCCAGGCAAGATTTTATACAGCTTTCGCCCATTTAATTTCTAATTATGGAATTTTAATTACGCATAAACATAATAACGTAAATCCAAAGAAACACAATGTTTTCATACTTCTTGAAATGATAAGCATATTCTTAAGTAAACAAGTAATCGCAATTTCAAACTCAGTCAAAAGCAGCTTATGTAAGTTTGAACTGATTTCATCAAAAAAGATATTTGTGCTTCATAATGCTATTGACTATGAAAAATTTTTCAAAATAGCAGCTTCTAATAAGATTTTGATTGGAAAACCAATAGTAATCGGAACGATTTGCAGGTTAGAACCCCAAAAAGGAATCAACTACTTATTGTTGGCAATGAAAATCATTTTAACTAAGTTTCCTACCGTCCAATTAGAAATAGTTGGAGACGGATCCCTTCTGCAAGAATTAAAGGAACTTACCGGAAAATTAGGGATTAGCAATTCAGTTAAATTTTTTGGTAAATTTGCAGATGTAATTCCATTTTATAGTAGAATGAATATTTTCATTCTTCCTTCTTTGTATGAAGGATTTGGGATTGTACTGCTTGAAGCCATGTCAGCAGGTATTCCCGTGATAGCTACAAATGTGGATGGCATTAGGGAAGTTGTTATTAATGGAGTGAGTGGAATTCTGATTCGCCGAGAAGATCCGGAAGCTATCGCTGATGCAGTTTTTAAAATAATTGAGAATCCTCAAATGGCAGATACATTGGTAGAAGCTGGATTAGAAAGATCTAAATCATTCGATATCAAAGAACATGTTATGAAGCTGGATAATTTTTATTCAAATCTTTTAGGAGCAGAATCTTCGAAATGA
- a CDS encoding glycosyltransferase family 4 protein — protein sequence MIKILYILEATSGGTQKHVIDIAKKIDRSEFQIDIIFSTKRNKNFVQESKGIFNRTYGLPISRSGSITDLSNILKIRRIIKENKYNIVHCHSTKAGFVGRLAAFLSRHPNVIYSPHGFMFCDTRIRARRLLYLKLEKYLGYITNKLIAVSGSERDLALEHKIVPSKKVITLYNSIDPGDYSDHVYENKVSEKLKTKNSDIIIGTVGRLYYQKDPITLIKSFKIINETIPNTKLVFVGDGPLITDCLEEIHKLNLQNKIELAGFQKNSKDYYRIFDLFVLSSRYEGLPYALLEAMIMGIPAVGTNVVGIKDLIIPGETGYLVEEGDYKGLATAVLSLLENPSLLTLFSENAKRMTSTNFNFNEGIKEYEHFYTEQCLRPA from the coding sequence ATGATAAAGATTCTATATATTCTTGAAGCGACCTCCGGCGGGACTCAAAAACATGTCATCGATATAGCCAAAAAAATAGACCGATCTGAATTTCAAATCGACATAATCTTTTCAACAAAAAGAAATAAGAATTTCGTCCAGGAGAGTAAAGGAATTTTTAATAGAACTTACGGTTTACCAATTAGTAGGAGCGGATCGATTACAGATCTTTCCAATATTTTAAAAATCAGAAGAATCATTAAAGAGAACAAATACAACATTGTTCATTGTCATAGTACCAAAGCCGGTTTTGTCGGAAGGTTAGCTGCATTTTTAAGCCGTCATCCAAATGTTATTTACTCCCCGCATGGTTTTATGTTTTGTGATACCAGAATAAGAGCACGCAGATTGCTTTATCTGAAACTTGAAAAGTATCTCGGTTATATTACAAATAAATTAATAGCAGTTTCAGGTTCGGAAAGAGATTTAGCTTTAGAGCATAAAATTGTACCGAGCAAAAAAGTAATTACGCTTTACAATTCAATTGACCCCGGTGATTATAGTGATCATGTTTATGAGAACAAGGTTTCTGAAAAATTAAAAACAAAAAATTCTGACATAATAATTGGAACAGTTGGCAGGTTATATTATCAGAAAGATCCAATTACATTAATTAAAAGTTTTAAAATAATTAACGAAACTATTCCAAACACTAAATTAGTATTTGTTGGTGATGGTCCGCTTATTACTGACTGTCTGGAGGAGATTCATAAACTTAATCTTCAGAATAAAATTGAACTTGCTGGTTTTCAAAAGAACTCCAAAGATTACTATAGAATTTTTGATTTGTTCGTCCTTTCATCACGTTATGAAGGATTGCCATACGCATTACTTGAAGCAATGATTATGGGAATTCCTGCCGTAGGAACCAATGTTGTTGGTATTAAGGATTTAATAATTCCTGGTGAAACAGGTTATCTTGTTGAAGAGGGAGATTATAAAGGTTTAGCCACAGCAGTTTTAAGTTTACTTGAAAATCCATCACTTCTTACTCTCTTCAGTGAAAATGCAAAACGAATGACTTCAACAAACTTTAATTTTAATGAAGGCATAAAAGAGTATGAACATTTTTATACTGAGCAATGTTTGCGACCCGCATAG
- a CDS encoding glycosyltransferase family 9 protein, with amino-acid sequence MIVKLIPYKSQNILIISLHRLGDTIFTIPAINEVYKKFGDRVIIICYPESVPLYKLIYKDIRMIQLNHNDFLFGKRYAKSELRRKLNSFRPSIIIDITGSMISASLIFNSRTNNIIGINGDQFKCIYDHFVKFRYSPQLKDIYLDAITPLIENVERNSLTKNNISINMEGKILINPFAGWKEKEWNKKKIIELARLLNKDFNVGIIVQKGQIDTDLIYEIDHQNIDLIQTKSVDELIESIKNASLFIGNDSGPVNIACFFGKPSLTLFGATNPDYVKTNFEYNVFLQKELGCSARNNEKFCLIGGMIYQCSGIQCMNLLSVEDVYNALLPLLNLYCKKKI; translated from the coding sequence ATGATTGTCAAATTAATTCCGTACAAGAGTCAAAATATTCTGATTATCTCACTTCATAGATTGGGGGATACAATATTTACGATACCTGCAATTAATGAGGTATATAAAAAATTTGGAGACAGAGTTATAATAATTTGCTACCCTGAATCAGTTCCTTTATATAAACTTATTTATAAAGATATTCGAATGATTCAGTTAAATCATAATGATTTTTTATTTGGAAAAAGATATGCAAAATCTGAACTTAGAAGGAAATTAAATTCTTTCCGACCATCAATCATCATTGACATAACAGGTTCGATGATTTCTGCCTCATTAATATTTAATAGTAGGACAAATAATATTATAGGTATCAATGGTGATCAATTTAAATGTATCTATGATCACTTTGTCAAGTTCAGATATTCACCACAATTGAAGGATATCTATTTAGATGCGATTACACCTTTGATTGAAAATGTTGAGCGGAACAGTTTAACCAAGAATAATATTTCAATAAATATGGAAGGAAAAATTTTAATAAATCCTTTTGCAGGTTGGAAAGAGAAAGAATGGAATAAAAAAAAAATTATTGAATTAGCAAGACTACTAAATAAGGATTTTAATGTCGGAATTATAGTTCAGAAAGGACAAATTGATACAGATTTAATTTACGAAATAGATCATCAGAATATTGATCTGATTCAAACTAAATCAGTTGATGAGTTAATTGAATCAATTAAGAATGCTTCATTGTTTATAGGCAATGACTCGGGCCCGGTAAATATAGCATGTTTTTTTGGCAAACCATCATTGACGCTGTTTGGAGCTACAAATCCTGATTATGTAAAAACTAATTTTGAATATAATGTTTTTTTGCAAAAGGAGCTTGGATGCTCAGCTAGGAATAATGAAAAATTTTGTTTAATTGGTGGAATGATTTATCAATGTTCTGGAATTCAGTGTATGAATTTACTTTCGGTGGAAGATGTTTATAATGCTTTGCTTCCATTGCTGAACTTATATTGTAAGAAAAAGATATAA